In Capsicum annuum cultivar UCD-10X-F1 chromosome 7, UCD10Xv1.1, whole genome shotgun sequence, one genomic interval encodes:
- the LOC107876942 gene encoding cleavage and polyadenylation specificity factor subunit 6, with amino-acid sequence MEDNDGVGGEPIEQFHRNEAISAVADDGLFVEEEDDDYEDLYNDVNVGENFLQSLRKNDEVERKVEAESVAPVAAPPVVVEETPQVVDESARVDFQEEVVKEEDVVSGVSARVSVGGGAAGSGVSGGGGGGGFRVELSNPSNKMGDLGERMVVSGSVSNQVMVQQQTHGGGGVGNVGNVGNMGNDSMIRQGGVNVNVNGAGNVVSGVGGVSSGGGGGGATILFVGDLHWWTTDAELESELSKYGIVKEVKFFEEKASGKSKGYCQVEFHDSSGASACKEGMNGHVFNGRPCVVAFASSPYNVKRMGEAQVNRNQQVTQTAVPQARRGPGEAPGKIGNNNTPTGGNYQGGGGDGNRGGYGRGNWGRGGPQAMGNRGPVGPMRNRPGGIAGRGMMGNGGGGFGQGMGGAPPLMHPQTMMGQGFDPAFGGPMGRMGGYGGFPGGPAPPFPSMLSSFPPVGGVGMPGVAPHVNPAFFGRGMPMNGMGMMPAAGMEGPNMGMWSEPNAGGWAGDEHGGRVGESSYAEEAGSDHQYGEVAHDRGAWPNNLKEKERGSERDWSGSTERKHRDGREPSYDRDMAREKDRGHDQDWSEKRYRDDRDVARDRERDRDRERSRERGRDRERDRDRDRDRHRDDRDRYADHHRYKDREQEYDDDDRGRSSRGHSKSRLSHEEDHRSRSRDADYGKRRRITNE; translated from the coding sequence ATGGAGGATAATGATGGAGTTGGTGGAGAGCCGATTGAGCAGTTCCATAGGAATGAAGCGATTTCGGCGGTGGCAGATGATGGTTtgtttgttgaagaagaagatgatgattatGAAGATCTTTATAATGATGTTAATGTTGGTGAGAATTTTCTTCAGTCGTTACGTAAGAATGATGAGGTAGAGAGGAAGGTTGAGGCTGAGTCTGTGGCTCCGGTGGCTGCGCCTCCCGTGGTGGTGGAAGAAACGCCGCAAGTGGTAGATGAGAGTGCGCGTGTCGATTTTCAGGAGGAGGTTGTGAAAGAGGAGGATGTAGTGTCTGGGGTATCTGCTAGAGTGTCTGTAGGTGGTGGTGCAGCTGGGTCTGGGGTTtcgggtgggggtgggggtggggggtttaGGGTTGAGTTAAGTAATCCATCGAATAAGATGGGGGATTTAGGGGAGAGGATGGTGGTGAGTGGGAGTGTTTCGAATCAGGTGATGGTTCAACAACAGActcatggtggtggtggtgttggaaaTGTTGGTAATGTTGGTAATATGGGGAATGACAGTATGATTAGGCAAGGAGGGGTTAATGTGAATGTGAACGGGGCGGGTAATGTTGTTTCGGGAGTTGGGGGTGTTAGTAGTGGAGGAGGTGGTGGTGGAGCGACAATTCTTTTTGTTGGTGATTTGCATTGGTGGACGACAGATGCTGAGCTGGAGTCTGAGTTGAGCAAGTATGGAATTGtgaaagaggtgaaattttttGAAGAGAAAGCTAGTGGGAAGTCTAAAGGATATTGTCAGGTTGAGTTTCATGATTCCTCAGGTGCTTCAGCTTGCAAGGAAGGCATGAATGGACATGTATTCAATGGGCGGCCATGTGTGGTTGCGTTTGCATCATCACCGTATAATGTGAAGAGGATGGGTGAGGCTCAGGTGAATCGAAATCAACAGGTTACCCAAACTGCTGTTCCCCAGGCAAGGCGGGGGCCTGGTGAAGCTCCTGGTAAAATTGGAAATAACAACACTCCTACTGGTGGTAATTATCAAGGTGGTGGTGGAGATGGAAACAGGGGTGGTTATGGTAGAGGAAATTGGGGTAGAGGAGGTCCTCAAGCTATGGGAAATCGGGGGCCTGTGGGTCCTATGAGAAACAGACCTGGTGGGATTGCAGGAAGGGGAATGATGGGAAACGGTGGAGGTGGATTTGGACAAGGTATGGGTGGTGCACCTCCACTTATGCATCCTCAAACAATGATGGGTCAAGGCTTTGATCCTGCTTTTGGAGGGCCTATGGGGAGAATGGGTGGTTATGGAGGATTTCCTGGTGGTCCCGCCCCACCATTTCCTAGTATGTTATCATCTTTTCCACCTGTTGGAGGAGTTGGTATGCCTGGAGTAGCTCCTCATGTAAATCCCGCATTCTTCGGTAGAGGCATGCCAATGAATGGCATGGGGATGATGCCTGCTGCTGGTATGGAGGGGCCTAACATGGGGATGTGGTCAGAACCTAATGCAGGTGGATGGGCTGGCGACGAGCATGGTGGTAGAGTAGGAGAGTCAAGTTATGCAGAAGAAGCTGGTTCTGATCATCAGTATGGAGAAGTAGCTCATGATAGAGGGGCTTGGCCTAATAActtgaaagagaaagaaagaggatCAGAGCGTGATTGGTCTGGTTCTACAGAGAGAAAACATCGAGATGGCAGAGAACCTTCCTACGATAGAGACATGGCTCGTGAAAAGGATAGAGGGCATGATCAGGATTGGTCAGAGAAGAGATACCGAGATGATAGAGATGTTGCACGAGACAGGGAGAGGGACCGGGATCGTGAACGTTCTAGAGAACGAGGTCGCGATCGTGAGAGGGATCGAGATCGTGATCGTGATCGTCATAGGGATGATAGAGATAGATATGCTGATCATCATAGGTACAAGGACCGTGAGCaagaatatgatgatgatgaccGAGGAAGATCATCTAGGGGACACAGCAAATCACGATTATCACATGAGGAAGACCATCGGTCAAGATCAAGGGATGCTGATTATGGGAAGAGGCGACGTATAACTAATGAGTGA